The following coding sequences lie in one Rutidosis leptorrhynchoides isolate AG116_Rl617_1_P2 chromosome 4, CSIRO_AGI_Rlap_v1, whole genome shotgun sequence genomic window:
- the LOC139839948 gene encoding autophagy-related protein 18d-like: protein MSLAVSTFQQSEFASVEPPMDAMYDPSDNSNLEVDENGIDLLSVYWNQDYSCFAAGTNHGFRIYNCDPFQETFRRDLKSGGFGIIEMLFKSNIIALVGGKDNTQYPPNKVIIWDDHQSRCIGEFSFRSDVRAVKLRRDRIVVVLEHKIYVYNFVELRLLHQIETLSNPRGLCCLSHQVNTSVLACPGLRRGQVRVEHFGLNMTKLINAHDSRIACLTMTMDGLLLATASTKGTLIRIFNTMDGTQLQEVRRGVDRADIYGISLSPNVQWLAVSSDKGTVHIFSLRVRVVSEDRLAQSTVSHFPALLHQSSSSSLDALIPPSAAGANPGSSLSFMKGVLPRYFSSEWSFARFHLPECTNYMSAFGSQNTIIIVGMDGSFYRCIFDPVNGGEMVQHEYVRFLKTKLKPRNNVLP, encoded by the exons ATGAGCCTGGCTGTTTCAACATTTCAACAATCAGAGTTTGCATCAGTTGAGCCCCCAATGGATGCTATGTATGATCCATCTGACAATTCAAATTTGGAGGTTGATGAGAATGGAATAGATTTACTATCAGTGTACTGGAACCAGGATTATAGTTGTTTTGCTGCTGGTACAAACCATGGTTTTCGTATATACAATTGTGATCCTTTTCAAGAAACCTTTAGGCGTGATCTCAAAAGTGGAGGATTTGGCATAATTGAGATGCTTTTCAAAAGCAACATTATAGCACTTGTTGGTGGCAAAGATAATACACAGTATCCTCCAAATAAAGTAATAATCTGGGATGATCATCAAAGCCGGTGCATTGGTGAATTTTCATTTAGGTCTGATGTTAGGGCGGTAAAATTAAGACGTGACCGTATTGTTGTTGTTCTTGAACACAAGATATATGTTTATAATTTTGTTGAACTGAGGCTTTTACATCAGATTGAGACCCTTTCAAATCCTAGAGGACTTTGTTGTTTATCTCACCAGGTGAATACTTCTGTATTGGCGTGCCCAGGTCTACGACGAGGACAGGTCAGGGTTGAACATTTTGGACTAAATATGACCAAGTTGATAAATGCTCATGATTCTCGGATAGCATGTTTGACCATGACAATGGACGGGCTTCTTCTCGCTACTGCCAGCACTAAGGGCACGTTGATAAGGATTTTTAACACAATGGATGGAACTCAGTTACAAGAG GTGCGCAGAGGAGTGGATAGGGCTGATATATATGGTATATCCCTATCTCCAAATGTACAATGGCTGGCTGTGTCAAGCGACAAAGGTACCGTACATATATTTAGTCTGAGAGTGCGTGTGGTCAGTGAGGATCGATTGGCTCAGTCTACGGTTAGCCATTTTCCAGCACTATTGCACCAGAGTTCTTCATCTTCTCTTGATGCCCTCATTCCACCAAGTGCTGCTGGTGCCAATCCTGGATCTTCACTATCTTTCATGAAAG GGGTTTTGCCAAGATATTTTAGCTCAGAATGGTCATTTGCTCGGTTTCACTTGCCAGAATGCACCAATTACATGTCAGCATTTGGATCACAGAACACAATCATTATTGTTGGCATGGATGGAAG